In bacterium, the genomic stretch TCGCTGGACGATGACGGATATTTCCGCGAATCGCTCTTTGAGACTGCGGAGGAGTTTGCGGCCGCAGTGCCGGAGATCGAATCGGTGCTGAAGATCGTGCAGAGCTTCGATCCATCCGGAATTGCGGCAAGAAATTTGCGTGAATCACTGCTGATCCAGATACGCCGTATTTCATCACCAGAACCTATCGCGCACACAGCCGAGATGATACTTGAAGACTATTGGGAAGACTTCTCGAAAGTGCGTTTCAAATCATTGGCAAAGAAACTCGAGGTATCTCACCAGGTTGTTGTGGAGGCATGCGAATACATACGCGACAACCTCACCCCTCACCCCGCATCGGCTTATCATCCGCCCTTCGAGGAGCTTGCACCTAGAGAGTCGAGCGCTATAGTGCCCGACATCATAATCCAAAAAAATGGAGATTCGTTCAGCGCAGAAGTTGTCGATTGTTACGGCAGTTACCTCAAGATCGATGAGACATATGAGGAATGCTATCAGTCGATCAAGAGCGGCGATAGCTATTTGGGCGAAGATGATTGCAAACATATTCGCGAGCACGTCGAGCGCGTTCGCTGTATTCTCGACGCTATCAAGCTCAGGAAAAAGACACTTGCCAGAGTTGCGTCATACCTGGCTGAGTATCAGCATGACTTTCTGGCTTATGGGCCGTCAAAACTAAAAACACTGCGTCAGAAGGATGTGGCGAAGGCGCTGGAAGTCCATGAGTCCACAATCTGTCGCGCATTATCCGACAAATACTGCAGGCTGCCCTCGGGTGAAGTGGTGTCGTTCGAGATATTCTTCGACTCAGCGCTGCCTGTGCGAAACCTCATCAGCCAGATCATAGCCCTCTCTACCGAACCTCTATCCGATGGCGAGATCACAAAGAAGCTTGCAGACCACGGCGTAACGATTGCCCGCAGGACAGTGGCCAAATATCGCGATCAGCTCAGGGTTTTGCCTTATCAGTTGAGGGCGGCGTAACAATTTGTTATTTGGTATTTGATATTTACTATTTGTTCGGGACAGGGCGCCCCGAAGCAACCAAAGGCAGCTAAGCGGTAACATTCTCGCAGTATATCGAAGCGCACCATAGCAATAATCAATATAAATTACGAAATAGCAAATACTTTATGAGGCTATGTGCTTTAGTGTGGCCTGAGCAGGGTGAGAGGATAGAATTGGATGTTCCTGAGTATTCCAAAAACAACGATAACCGCAGATGATATCCAGTAAATTCCGACTGAGCGAAATCTTTTGCATGGGAGTTTTACCTTAAGCAGTTCTAGTAGTTCCACAACAATCGACCATGCTATTACTGGAACAGCGAAAACAATTAGGATGTTGAATGCCACTGCACCCTGCAAATTACCATGGACCAGTTGATGTAGACTTCGCAACATCCCACAGCCGGGACAGTAAAGGCCTGTCATATCATGAAAGACGCATCTCGGCAGCCAGATGCTCTTCTGAGGGTCCACGAACCACAATGCCAGAAACGCAAGCGTGATCGAAAACACCACAATTGAAGCGCGAAGAGCTTCGGCTTTTGGTAATTTTTGCATCATCTGGATCGTATTACAACGGTTCCGGCAATCCTGTCATGCCAGCCCTGCTTGGTGGGA encodes the following:
- the rpoN gene encoding RNA polymerase factor sigma-54 translates to MQGAVLAQRQSQRTIPVQIQANSILNMSLLELQQFVETEAMENPALCMDETSRCPVCGFVTVAPTCPVCSASLAASKITTPEDHERSYLERAFAAGNDELFDPFRTVAKSMELNDYLKQQARMILGGRKLRIAEYLIDSLDDDGYFRESLFETAEEFAAAVPEIESVLKIVQSFDPSGIAARNLRESLLIQIRRISSPEPIAHTAEMILEDYWEDFSKVRFKSLAKKLEVSHQVVVEACEYIRDNLTPHPASAYHPPFEELAPRESSAIVPDIIIQKNGDSFSAEVVDCYGSYLKIDETYEECYQSIKSGDSYLGEDDCKHIREHVERVRCILDAIKLRKKTLARVASYLAEYQHDFLAYGPSKLKTLRQKDVAKALEVHESTICRALSDKYCRLPSGEVVSFEIFFDSALPVRNLISQIIALSTEPLSDGEITKKLADHGVTIARRTVAKYRDQLRVLPYQLRAA
- a CDS encoding DUF2752 domain-containing protein, yielding MMQKLPKAEALRASIVVFSITLAFLALWFVDPQKSIWLPRCVFHDMTGLYCPGCGMLRSLHQLVHGNLQGAVAFNILIVFAVPVIAWSIVVELLELLKVKLPCKRFRSVGIYWISSAVIVVFGILRNIQFYPLTLLRPH